In Candidatus Pacearchaeota archaeon, the genomic stretch CAATTATCAATATGGCTTCTATCTTGGGAACAGTCGGTTTTAATGGGGCCGTATCTTATTGTGCTTCCAAAGGGGGAGTCAATCAATTAACTAAAACAAGCGCTATTGAATTAGCTAAATTAGGAATCAGGGTTAATTCTATTGCTCCTGGATTTATAAAAACAAATATGACCAAGGGAGTTCAGGAAGATGAAAAGACAAAAATGTTTATTGAAGGAATGACTCCTTTAGGGTATCTAGGTGAACCTGATGATATTGCTAATGCAGCCCTATATTTAGCCTCTGAGGATTCAAAATATGTGACTGGAAATATTCTATATGTTGATGGCGGATGGACGGCACAATAAAAAATTCTTCAAGCCAATTAAATATTTGACATTTAGCTTTTTATCTGATAATTTAATCACAAGCGAATTTTCGCTTGCGATTTATTATTGATACAAAATATGCCAACAATTAGACAACTAATTAAGAAGAATAGAAAGCCATTAAAGACGAAGACTAATACTCCGGGTCTTGCGTTTGGATTTAATCCTTTAAAAAACAGACCAAAGGAATATGACGCACCTTTTAAAAAGGGAGTATGTTTGAAAGTTTTTACAACTACACCGAAAAAACCTAACTCAGCTTTGAGAAAAGTTTGCAGAGTTAAATTAAGTAATGGAAACGAAGTTACAGCCTATATTCCTGGAGAAGGACACAATTTACAGGAGCACTCAATCGTTATGATCAGAGGAGGCAGAGTAAAAGATTTGCCAGGTGTGAGATATCACATTGTAAGAGGCAGATTTGACTGTTCAGGAGTTGAAGGTAGAAAACAACAGAGAAGCGCATATGGAGTTAAAAGACCAGTAAAAAAATAGTATATGGCAACAGGACTTAAATTTAAAAAGAAAGTTATAATGCCCGATTCAGTATACAACGATATTATGGTTGCTAAATTTATCAACCAAGTAATGACTAACGGGAAAAAAACAGTAGCCGAGAAAATAGTTTACGGCGCTTTTGATTTAATCAAAAATCAAACAAAAAAGAACCCTTTAGATGTTTTTAGATTAGCTATTCAGAATGTATCTCCAGTTCTTGAGGTAAAACCAAAAAGAGTCGGAGGAGCAACTTACCAAGTTCCAATGGAAGTTAAGGGAAATAGAAAATTGAGTTTAGCTATGAAATGGATGATTAATTCAGCTAAAGACAAGAAAGGTAAAGCAATGAAATTCAAGTTAGCTGATGAATTAATTGAAGCTTCAGAAAACAAAGGAAATGCAGTTAGAAAGAAAGAGAACGCTCACAAAATGGCAGAAGCCAATAGAGCATTTGCCCACTTTGCATGGTAATTTAATATATAAACCTATTTCCAAGCCAAATAGGTTTTGTGTTCTAAAATAAAAAAAATATTATGAGCCGCCAATATCCAATCGAAAAATATAGAAATATCGGAATTATTGCTCACATTGATGCAGGTAAAACTACAACTAGTGAGAGAGTTTTGTTTTATACCGGAATATCACATAAGATTGGTGAGGTTCACGAAGGTGCAGCCATAATGGATTGGATGGAACAAGAAAGAGAAAGAGGTATTACTATTACTTCTGCTGCTACAACTTGTTTTTGGTCTCCTGGTGATTATTTAAAGAAAGACAAAACAAACGAACACAGAATCAACCTTATCGACACTCCTGGACACATTGACTTCACTGCTGAAGTACAAAGAAGTTTAAGAGTCTTGGATGGCGCTGTGGTTGTTTTTGACGGTGTTGCTGGAGTAGAAGCTCAATCAGAAACTGTTTGGAGACAGGCTGACAGGTACCACGTTCCCAGAGTTTGTTTTATTAATAAATTAGACAGAATGGGTGCATCTTTTGAAAAAAGTTTGCAATCTATTTGGGACAAATTAACTATTAACGCGGTTGCGGTTCAATACCCAATCGGACAAGAAGAAGATTTTTCAGCCATTATTGATTTGATGGAAATGAAAGCTGTTAAATTTGAAGGAGAAATGGGAAAGGATGTTATCAAGTTCGATATTCCTGAGTCTTCTTTAGAAGAAGCTAAGAAATGGAGACACAAAATGGTTGAGAAGATTGTTGCCGAAGATGAGGCTCTAATGGAAAGATATTTAAACGGAGAAGAGATTTCAGTAGAAGATTTAAGAGGTGCTTTGAGAAAAGCAACTATTAGCTATAAATTAATTCCCGTTTTAATTGGAACATCTTTAAGAAACAAAGGAGTTCAATTAGTTTTGGATGCAGTAGTATATTACTTACCAAGTCCGTTGGATGTTCCTGCTATTAAAGGAGTTGACCCTAATGATGAAGAAATTAAATTAGAAAGACATCCTAAGGATGACGAGCCTTTCTCAGCCCTAGCTTTTAAAATTGCAACCGATCCTTTTGTTGGAACATTGACTTATGCCAGAGCTTATTCAGGACATTTCAATAAAGGAGGATATTTACTTAATACTGTTTCTGGAGAAAGAGAAAGAATCGGTAGAATTCTTCGTATGCATTCTAATGAAAGAGAAGAAGTAGAAGAAGTATATGCTGGAGATATCGTTGCTTTCGTTGGATTGAAAAATACAACTACTGGACACACTCTTTGTGATGAGTCAGGTCCAATCGTTCTAGAAAAGATTGTTTTCCCCGAACCAGTTATTTCAATTCAAGTAGAACCAAAAGCTAAAGCAGACCAAGAAAAAATGGGTGCTTCTCTGAAGAAACTACAAGAAGAAGATCCAACTTTTAGAATGGAAACTAATCAGGAATCTGGTGAAATGGTTTTATCAGGTATGGGAGAATTACATCTAGAAATTATTGTGGATAGATTAAAGAGAGAATTCGGAGTTGAAACTAATGTTGGTAGACCTCAAGTATCTTACCGAGAAACGATTGAGAGAAATGCTGATGCTGAATGTAAATACGTTAAGCAGACTGGAGGTAGAGGTCAATACGGTCACGTAAAGATTAAGCTTGAAGCGCTAGAAAGAGGAAAAGGATTTGAATTTGTTAATGAAATTAAAGGAGGTTCTATTCCAAGAGAATACATTCCTGCGATTGAAAAAGGAATTAAAGAAGCGATGGCAAAAGGTGTTGTTGCTGGATATCCTTTAGTCGACATGAAAGTTATTCTATGGGATGGTTCATTCCATGAAGTCGATTCTTCAGAAATGGCCTTTAAGATTGCTGGTTCAATGGCTTTGCAAGATGGAGCTAAAAAAGCAGGCGCTCATTTATTAGAACCAATTATGAAATTAGAAGTAGTTGTTCCACCAGATTTCTTGGGAGATGTTATCGGAGATGTATCAGCGAGAAGAGGTCAGATTGAAGAAACAGAAGATAGGCCAGGAGTCAAGGTTATCTACGCTAAAGTGCCTTTATCAGAAATGTTTAGTTATACAACTTCATTAAGATCATTAACTCAAGGAAGAGGAACATCATCAATGGAGTTTGATCATTACGAAAAGGTTCCGGGAAATATTGCCCAAGAAATAGTAGAGGGTAAAAGAAAATAATATGGAACTAAAAGAGATTCAAAAGATAATAGAGGAAGAAGGCGGCAAGATAGTTCTTGCTCAAGAAAATGGGCCAACCTTGATAATCATGAAATTAGAAGATTATAGAAACAAGAAAGAGACAAAGGCCGAAGTCAAGACGGAGCAAATTTCTAAAGTTCCACGAGAACTTGAAACAGAAACATTGAAGATTGACGACCTTCCTTTCTAGTAGGTTATTGACTTTTTTCGAAATTTGGTTAAAATAGATTTGTTAATTATAAACATTAATCCGTTCTTTTTTATTGTCAGTCGTAATAGTAGAAAAGAAGGGACATAAATAATAAAAAAAATAAATAATAAAAATATGGCAACAGAAGTTTTTACAAGAACAAAACCACACTTGAACGTGGGAACCATTGGTCACGTTGACCACGGTAAAACTACCTTAAGTGCGGCAATATTACATTGCTTAGCAATGAAGAATGGAAAGACGGCAGAAAAGTCAGTTGATCAGATTGACTCAGCTCCTGAAGAAAAAGCAAGAGGTGTTACTATTAACATCGCTCACTTAGAGTACGAAACAGACAAAAGGCACTATGCTCACATTGACTGTCCAGGACACGCTGACTACATTAAGAATATGATTACCGGTGCTGCTCAAATGGATGGAGCCGTATTAGTAGTTGCTGCTACTGATGGTCCTATGCCTCAAACAAGAGAGCACATTCTTTTAGCTCACCAAGTAGGTTTACCTTCATTGGTTGTATTTTTGAACAAATGCGACATGGTTGAAGATGCTGAAATGATTGATTTAGTTGAAGACGAAGTAAGACAACTATTAAAAAAGTATAATTTCCCAGGAGATGAGATTCCCGTAATCCGCGGTTCAGCTCTAAAAGCTTTAGAAGCTACATCTGTTGATGATCCTTGGGTTCAAAAAGTTTTAGAACTAGTAGATAAATTAGATACATATATCCCTGAACCAGTTAGAGACGTAGCTAAGCCTTTCTTAATGGCTATTGAAGATGTTTTTTCAATTGAAGGAAGAGGTACGGTTGCGACTGGTAGAATTGAAAGAGGTATTGTTAACTCTAACGAAGAAATTGAAGTTGTCGGTATTAGACCAACTCAAAAAACAACTGCAGTTTCTGTTGAAATGTTTAATAAATCATTATCAACTGGACAAGCTGGAGATAACGTCGGTATTTTATTAAGAGGTTTGAAGAAAGAAGATATTGAAAGAGGACAAGTTTTGGCTAAGCCAGGAACTATTACTCCTCATACAGAATTTACTGCTCAGATATATGTTTTAACAAAAGAAGAAGGCGGAAGACACACTCCATTTTTCTCAGGATACAAACCCCAATTCTTTATCCGTACAGCTGATATTACTGGAGATGTAATTTTAGCCGCTGGAACAGAAATGGTTATGCCTGGAGATACAGTTGAAGTAACTGTTAAGTTGATTGTTCCTGTAGCTTTGGAAGAAAAGCAAGGTTTTGCTATCAGAGAAGGAGGAAAGACAGTTGGAGCAGGTACTATAACTAAGATTATAAAGTAGAATAAATAAGATGTCAGCAGCCCTTAAAAAAACTGAAAAGGAAGTAACAGCGAAATTGAGAATCAAGCTTCGTGCCTATGACCACAAGGTCATTGATAAAAGCGCCCAGCAGATTATTGAAATGGCGCTAAGGTGCGGAGTTAAAATTGCTGGACCGATTCCTTTGCCGATTGAAATAAACAAGTTCACTGTAAACAGGTCAACTTTCGTTCACAAATCGGCTAGAGAGCAATTCGAAATGAGAATTCACAAAAGGGTTATTGATATTTTGAGTCCGAACCAGAAAGTGGTAGAGTCGTTAAAGTCATTGACTCTACCCGCTGGAGTGGATACCGAGATCAAGAGTATAATGTAGGTTAATTATTAAATAATTGATTTATATAATTAAAAATTAATTGAATATTTGATAGTACTAGTCTTTAAGGCTGGTTATCCGGTCTTTTTTTTGTAAAGTTATGAAATTCATATTAGGTAAAAAAATTGAAATGAGTCAGGTCTTCAAAGAGGACGGAACAGTAGTTCCCGTTACTCTTGTTCAGACTGGAGAATGTGGTGTTGTTCAGGTTAAAACCAAAGCAAAAGACGGATATGAAGCAATCAAGATTGGATTTGAATCTTTGCCTGAAAGAAAGATCAAAAAGACGGGAACACCATTTAGATATTTGAAAGAGTTCGAAGGAGATGTTAACGCATACAAGGCAGGAGATAAGATTTTGGCAAATGTTTTTACACCAGGAGATAAAATAAAAGTTTCCGGAGTATCTAAAGGAAAAGGATTCCAAGGAGGAGTAAAGAGGTGGGGATTTTCCGGAAAACTTTCTGCAACTCATGGTAACAAGCACGAACATAGAACATTAGGTTCTACTGGTTGTTCTATTCCAGCAAGAGTTATTAAGGGTAGAAAAATGCCTGGAAGAACTGGAAGCGACAGAATTTCTGTTAAGAATTTAGAAGTTGTAAAGGTTGATATGAAGAATAGTATTATAGCGATCAAAGGAGCAATTCCTGGGAGAAGAGGAACGCTTTTGGAAATTAGAGGATAAAATTATATGGCAAAGAAAGCAACAAAAATTGAAGAGGTGGTAGAGATTAAAACTGTTAAGACAGATTTACCAAAAGAAATATTTGAAGTTCCAATGAACTCTGATTTAGTTCATCAAGTTATTGTTTCTCAGATGGGAAACAGAAGAACAGTTGTTGCTCATGCTAAAGGAAGAGCTGAAGTATCTGGAGGTGGAATCAAACCTTGGAAACAGAAGGGAACAGGCCGCGCAAGGAGTGGTTCTAATACATCATCTATCTGGGTTGGTGGAGGTGTTTCTCATGGACCAACAAAAGACAGAAACTTCAAAAGAATTTTACCTAAAAATATTAAAAGAAAAGCTTTATTTGCTGCTTTATCAGACAAAGCCAGAGAAGGATTATTAGTTATTACTGAAACACTATCTTTAAAAGAAGCTAAGACTAAAGAAGCAAGAAGCTTATTAAAGAATATTGGAATTAGAGAAAGCTGTTTAGTAGTTTTGCCTAAATTAGATAAGAATGTTATCTTAGCAATGAGAAATTTGCCCAAGATTTCAACTATTCAAGCAAAAGACTTAAACTGTTTAGATGTTGTTTCATCAAAATATTTATTAACTGACAAGGAAGGAATTAGTGAGATTAAGAAAACATTTTTAGACTAGTATGGCATTGAATATTTTTAAAAAAGAAAAAGGAGTGAAGGCGAAGAAAGAAACTGTTAAGAAAGAGAACAAGGAAATTTCGACAACAATAAAAAGCGTATTGCAGTCTCCTTGTATTACTGAAAAAGCAGTTAACATGTCTAATACTGGAAACTTTTACGTTTTCCATGTTACAACAGATGCAAACAAGGTTGAAATTAAAAATGCGATTGAAGAGAGATACAAGGTTAACGTTATTCAAATAAGAACAATCAATATTCCTAGAAAGAAAATATCTAAAGGAAGAAAGATTGGATATAGAAGTGGATACAAGAAAGCCATTGTAAAAATTAAAGAAGGTCAAAAAATTGAAATTGTAGGACAATAATATGCAGAGAAAAACATTAAAATTGAAGAACCTACTTCCTTTATCTAAGAAGAAGCCAGAAAAGAATCTTCTAGTAAGAATTAAGAGAACAGGAGGAAGAGGAAGTAATGGTAGAATTACTTCTTGGCAAAAAGGAGGCGGAGCAAGAAAACTTTTAAGGCTGGTTGAGTTTGGACAGAAAAAAATGAATATCCCCGCAGAAGTTATTGCTCTAGAGTATGACCCTAATAGAAGTGCATTTTTAGCTTTGGTTCAATACGAAGACAAAGAAAAGAAATATATTATTGCTCCTGAAGGATTGAAAGCTGGAGATAAAATAATCTGCGCCGAAAAGGCAGAAGCTGATACTGGAAACAGAATGAAGTTGAAAAATATTCCAGAAGGAACTATAGTCTATAATGTTGAATTAGAACCAGGAAAGGGCGGAATATTAGTAAGATCAGCCGGAACAGGTGCAGTGTTACAAAACTATGAAGGTGGATATGCTAATTTAAAAATGCCTTCTTCAGAAATTAGAAAGATTCCTGGGGAATGTTTTGCCTCAATTGGAAAGGTTTCTAATTCTGAATACAGATTTATCAATTGGTCAAAAGCTGGAAAGAGCAGAAAGAAAGGAATTAGACCACACGTTAGAGGTTCTGTTATGAACCCCTGTGATCATCCTCATGGAGGTGGAGAATGTAGAACAGGAATCGGTTTAAAGCATCCAAAGACTCCTTGGGGAAAACCAGCATTAGGAGTTAAAACCAGAAAGAAGAATAAATGGACAGCGAAGTTAATTATTCAAAGAAGAGTTAAGAAGAAGAGAAAATAAATAATATGTCAAGAAGTCTAAAAAAAGGACCATATATCGATCCGAATGTCACAAAAAAGATTGCAGGAAAGAAACCAAGCGAAACGGCCGCCATTAAAACATGGTCGAGAGCTTGTACTATTAATCCCGAAATGATCGGCTTTACTTTTGGTGTGCATAATGGAAAGGATTTTCTTCAAGTAAGAGTTACTGAAGAAATGGTTGGTCACAAGTTAGGAGAATTTTCTCCAACAACTAAATTTTTAAGACACGGAGGAAAGGCAAGTAAAGAACAGGAGAAAGGAGCTGCTCCAGCACCCGCTGCAGTCGCACCAGCTAAAGTAAAATAATATGGCATTCAAAGTTGAATTAAATCATTTACATATTGCTCCAAGAAAGGCAAGATTAATTGCTGACTTGGTTAGAGGAAAGAAGGCGGAAGAAGCCCAGACGATTTTGAATTTCGCTATTAAGAGAGCAAGTGACCCAATATTGAAATTATTAAATTCAGCACTTGCTAATGCCAAGATAACAAAGAATATTTCAGCAACCGATTTGTTTATTTCTAAGATTACAGTTGATGAAGGTCCAGCCGGAAAGAGAGTTTTACCTAAATCAAGAGGAAGAGGAGAAATTATCAAGAAGAAAACTTCTCATGTAACTTTAGTTTTAGATATGAAGAAAGAAGACGTTAAAAAAAGCAAGAAAGGTAAAAAAGAGATTGTTAAAGAAGAAGCAAAAGTTGAGGAAAAGAAAGTTGAGAAAAAAGTAAAGAAAACAATAACAAAGAAGAAATAAAAAAATGAGTCACAAAGTTCACCCTAAAATTTTTAGAATCAGAGGAATCGAAGACTGGTTGTCACACGGTTTTTACGGTAATAAACCTTTGAAGAGTGTAAAAGAGGATTACATCATCAGGACTTTTTTGACCAATAAATTAAAAGAATCAAGCGTGGAAAAAGTTGAAATAGAAAGATACAGTAATAAAACAAGTGTTATTATCCATTCGGCCAGACCGGGATTGATTATCGGACGCGGCGGTGAAGGAATTGAAAAGATAAGGCTTGAATTATTGAAAGAAGTTTTCAAGAAGAATGATTTAGGATTAAAAGAATTAAGTGAATTAGGAAAGAGATTGAAATTAGAAGTAAGAGAGGTTTCTAATCCTTGGACTTCTTCAGTTTTGGTTAATCAGTGGATTGCCCAGAAGATTGAGAAAAGAACACCATTTAGAAAAACAATTAAACAAGCCATTGAAAAAGTTATGGCTAATAAGAATGTTAAAGGAGTAAAGATCATGGTTTCAGGTAGATTAGACGGAGCTCAGATTGCAAGATCAGAATGGCTAGAGAAAGGAAGATTACCCAGACAGACAATCAGAGCTGATATTGATTACGGATTCGGAGAAGCCAGATGTACCTATGGTGCAATTGGAATAAAGGTTTGGATATACAAAGGAGATAAATTTGAATAAAAATCATGTTAGCCCCAAAAAGATTAAAACATAGAAAACAGCAGAAGGGTAGAAGAAGTAGAAGAACCTTCGAAAGTAAAGGAACCAAAATCAGCTTCGGTAGTTTCGGATTGAAAGCAACTTCTGAAAAGTGGATTACTTCTAATCAATTAGAGGCCTGCAGAAGAGCGATTATTCGATATCTAAAGAAAGGAGGAAAGTTGTGGATTAGAGTATTTCCTGATAAGGTAAGAACTAAGAAGGGACAAGAAGTGCCGATGGGAGGAGGTAAAGGTTCACTTGACCATTACGTATTTCCAGTTAAACCAGGTAGAGTGTTGTTCGAATTAGAAGGAATCCCTGAAGCGGATGCCAGAGAAGCTTTTAGAAAAGCAGGAGATAAATTACCTTTAAAGACAAAATTTGTTAAGAAACAGTAATATGAAAAGCAAAGAATTGATTTCAAAAGCTAAAGAAGAATTGGTAGGATTAATGAATGACAAGAAAAAGGCAAATGAAGAGTTTCGCTTCAAGGCCGTTTCTGGAGGAATTAAGAATACCAAAGAGTTAAGAGAAAATAAAAAAGATATTGCAAGAATTTTGACTATATTAAATAAGAAATAGTATGCCAAAAAAGGAATTAATAGGAAAAATAGTATCGGATAAAATGCAGAAAACTGTTGTAGTTGAGGTTGAAAGAATTAAAGAACATCCAAAGTATAAGAGAAGATACAAGATTCACAAGAAATATAAGGCTCATACAGAAACAGGAGAATTTAAAACAGGAGATAAAGTTTTAATTAGAGAAACTAAGCCGATGTCAAAGGATAAGAATTGGGAGGTAGTTTCAAAATTAAGTAAATAAAAGAAAATGATACAAGTACAGACATTATTAAAGGTTGCTGATAATTCAGGCGCCAAGATGGCTAAATGTATCCGTGTTTTAGGCGGAACATATAGAAGATACGCATCACTAGGTGATATTATTGTCGTTGCCGTAAAGGATGCTGAACCAAGAAAAGCGGTAAAGAAGCACCAAGTTTTAAAAGCAGTCATTGTTAGAGAAAGAGGTGCGGTAAGAAGAAATAATGGAACATATATCCGTTTTGATGATAATGCTATTGTTATGCTTGAAGGAGCTTCAAAAGAACCTAAGGGAACTAGAATCTTAGGACCAGTAGCTAGAGAAGTAAGAGAAAAAGGATTTGAGAAGATTTCAACAATGACAAAAGATTTAGTTTAAATATATGAAGATAAAAAAGAACGACCAAGTTTTAATAATCGCGGGCAATGACAAAGGCAAGAAAGGAAAGGTTTTAAGATCTATTCCTGTTAAGAATAGAATTGTTGTTGAGGGAATTGCTTTAGTAAAGAAGAATGTCAAACCCAAGAAATCTGGACAAAAAGGACAGATAGTTTCTGCTCCCAGAGCAATCAACGTTTCGAATGTTAAGTTGGTTTGTTCTAAATGCGGAAAAGCAGCCAGAGTTGGTTATGAAATAGTTGAAGGAAAAAAATACCGTGTTTGTAATAAATGCGGAGCGCATATTTAATTAAAAAATTATGGCAATAACAAGCATTAAAGAAAAATACAAGAAGATAGCAGTACCTAAAATGAAGGCAAAGTTTGGATATAAGAATGTTATGGCAATTCCAAAAATAGAGAAGATAGTTATTAATATTGGATTCGGAAGAGTTATTTCTCCTAAGACAAAAGATGAACAGAAGAAGTTTATTGAATATATAAGAACCAATCTTTCCAGTATTTGCGGACAGAGACCAGTTATGACCGTTGCCAGAAAATCAATTTCTACTTTTAAATTAAGAGAAGGAAGCGTTATCGGATCTAAGGTTACTTTGAGAGGAAAGAAAATGAATGATTTCATGGAAAAGTTAGTTAATATTGTTCTTCCTCGTTCCAGAGACTTTTTAGGAATTAATCCTAAGTCAGTTGATGGAGGCGGAAATCTAAATTTGGGAATCAAAGAACATATTGCTTTTCCAGAAATATCTCCAGAAAAATCTCCAATTATTCTTGGAATGGAAGTTACGATTAATACTAACGCAAAAAGCAAAGCAGAAGGATTGGAATTATTTAAATTACTTGACTTTCCATTCAAGAAAAGTTAAAGTCAAAAAGTGTTAAATTATGGCAAAAACATCACAAATAGCAAAATCAGCAAAGACACCAAAATTTTCTTCAAGAGTAGTAAGAAGATGTTTTAAGTGTGGAAGAAAACATGGTTATATCAGAAAGTTTGGTTTGTGCAGAATTTGTTTTAGAGAAATGGCGAATAAAGGAGAGTTGCCGGGAGTAACAAAAAGTAGTTGGTAATTATATATAAAAGAAAATGGACCCAATAGCAGACATGATCAGTTCAATAAATAACGCCTTAGCTGTTAGTAAAAAACAGATAGCTCTTTATCCATACTCAGATTATAAGTATGCGATTCTTGAGGTTTTTAAAAAGGAAGGTCTTATTGAAAATATTGATAAGAAAGGAAGATTGTCAAAGAGAAAGATTATTGTTGATTTTAAATATGATAAAGAAGGAAACCCTGTGATTACAAAGATTAAGAAAATTTCTAAACAAGGGCAAAGAATTTATTCAACCCACAATGAATTGAAACCGGTTAAGTCAGGACACGGAATTTCAATAGTCACAACTTCAAAAGGAATAATGACTAATAAGGAAGCTAGAAAAGCTAAGCTTGGGGGAGAAGTAATTTGTGAAATTTGGTAATATGTCAAGAATAGGAAAAAAAGAAATTTTAATACCAGCAGGAGTTGAAGTAAAAATCAACGGAGTAAATATTGAGGTTAAAGGACCTAAGGGTGTTTTAACAATGAAAGCAGTTCCAGAAATTGCGATTGAAATGAAAGAAAATGCAATTTATTTTACTCCTAAGAAATTAGATTTGAAATCTAATGCTCTTTGGGGTTTAACTAGAACTTTAGTTTCTAATATGATTGACGGAGTTACAAAGGGATTTGAAAAGAGATTAGAGATCAACGGAGTCGGTTTTAAGGCTAGAACCGAAGGAAAGAAATTGGTTTTAGATGTCGGTTTAAGTCATACTGTAGATATTGATGCTCCTGAAGGAATTGAATTTAAAGTTGAAAAGAACGTAATTATTGTTACTGGAATAGACAAAGGATTAGTTGGACAGATTTCAGCCACAATCAGAAAGGTTAAACCACCAGAACCATACAAGGGAAAAGGAATTAAATACACAACAGAAATTATTAAGAGAAAGCTTGGCAAGAAGGCAGCTGCGGGTGCATAATATATTTGAAATACATGTTAGAAAAAAAAGCAAAAAGAATAATAAGACACAAAAGAGTGAGAGCAAAGGCGGATGGTACTGCAACTAAGCCCAGACTTTGTGTTTTCCGTTCAAATCAACACATCTATGCTCAATTGATTGATGACACTACTGGCAAAACTATTTTAGCGGTGTCTGATGTTTCAGTTAAAGGAAAAGAAAAGAAATCTGATTCTTCAAAGAAAATTGGAAATGAAATTGCTAAAAAGGCAGTTGAGAAAAAGATAACTGAAGTAATTTTTGATCGTGGAGGATATAAATATCACGGTCGCGTAAAGGCCTTAGCTGAAGGAGCAAGAGAAGGTGGATTAAAATTCTAATTACATATGAAAAGAGAAAGAAATACAAAATTTGATAAGAAGAATGAAATAAAAGATGAATTTGAATCTAAGCTTTTAGACTTGGCTAGAGTTACTAAGGTAACTGGAGGAGGAAAGACAATGAGATTCAGAGCAGTTATCGTGGCCGGAAACAAAATGGGAAAGGTAGGAATTGGAGCTGCTAAAGGTTTAGATGTTTCTCAAGCTATTGAAAAGGCAACTAGAGTTGCTAAAAAGAATTTAAAAGATATTCCTATATCTGAAGGAACGATTCCTTTTGAAGTTGAG encodes the following:
- the rplB gene encoding 50S ribosomal protein L2, whose amino-acid sequence is MQRKTLKLKNLLPLSKKKPEKNLLVRIKRTGGRGSNGRITSWQKGGGARKLLRLVEFGQKKMNIPAEVIALEYDPNRSAFLALVQYEDKEKKYIIAPEGLKAGDKIICAEKAEADTGNRMKLKNIPEGTIVYNVELEPGKGGILVRSAGTGAVLQNYEGGYANLKMPSSEIRKIPGECFASIGKVSNSEYRFINWSKAGKSRKKGIRPHVRGSVMNPCDHPHGGGECRTGIGLKHPKTPWGKPALGVKTRKKNKWTAKLIIQRRVKKKRK
- the rpsS gene encoding 30S ribosomal protein S19; this translates as MSRSLKKGPYIDPNVTKKIAGKKPSETAAIKTWSRACTINPEMIGFTFGVHNGKDFLQVRVTEEMVGHKLGEFSPTTKFLRHGGKASKEQEKGAAPAPAAVAPAKVK
- the rplV gene encoding 50S ribosomal protein L22; this translates as MAFKVELNHLHIAPRKARLIADLVRGKKAEEAQTILNFAIKRASDPILKLLNSALANAKITKNISATDLFISKITVDEGPAGKRVLPKSRGRGEIIKKKTSHVTLVLDMKKEDVKKSKKGKKEIVKEEAKVEEKKVEKKVKKTITKKK
- the rpsC gene encoding 30S ribosomal protein S3, with the translated sequence MSHKVHPKIFRIRGIEDWLSHGFYGNKPLKSVKEDYIIRTFLTNKLKESSVEKVEIERYSNKTSVIIHSARPGLIIGRGGEGIEKIRLELLKEVFKKNDLGLKELSELGKRLKLEVREVSNPWTSSVLVNQWIAQKIEKRTPFRKTIKQAIEKVMANKNVKGVKIMVSGRLDGAQIARSEWLEKGRLPRQTIRADIDYGFGEARCTYGAIGIKVWIYKGDKFE
- the rplP gene encoding 50S ribosomal protein L16, whose protein sequence is MLAPKRLKHRKQQKGRRSRRTFESKGTKISFGSFGLKATSEKWITSNQLEACRRAIIRYLKKGGKLWIRVFPDKVRTKKGQEVPMGGGKGSLDHYVFPVKPGRVLFELEGIPEADAREAFRKAGDKLPLKTKFVKKQ
- the rpmC gene encoding 50S ribosomal protein L29 encodes the protein MKSKELISKAKEELVGLMNDKKKANEEFRFKAVSGGIKNTKELRENKKDIARILTILNKK
- the rpsQ gene encoding 30S ribosomal protein S17, with amino-acid sequence MPKKELIGKIVSDKMQKTVVVEVERIKEHPKYKRRYKIHKKYKAHTETGEFKTGDKVLIRETKPMSKDKNWEVVSKLSK
- the rplN gene encoding 50S ribosomal protein L14; the encoded protein is MIQVQTLLKVADNSGAKMAKCIRVLGGTYRRYASLGDIIVVAVKDAEPRKAVKKHQVLKAVIVRERGAVRRNNGTYIRFDDNAIVMLEGASKEPKGTRILGPVAREVREKGFEKISTMTKDLV
- the rplX gene encoding 50S ribosomal protein L24, with the protein product MKIKKNDQVLIIAGNDKGKKGKVLRSIPVKNRIVVEGIALVKKNVKPKKSGQKGQIVSAPRAINVSNVKLVCSKCGKAARVGYEIVEGKKYRVCNKCGAHI
- the rplE gene encoding 50S ribosomal protein L5, with the translated sequence MAITSIKEKYKKIAVPKMKAKFGYKNVMAIPKIEKIVINIGFGRVISPKTKDEQKKFIEYIRTNLSSICGQRPVMTVARKSISTFKLREGSVIGSKVTLRGKKMNDFMEKLVNIVLPRSRDFLGINPKSVDGGGNLNLGIKEHIAFPEISPEKSPIILGMEVTINTNAKSKAEGLELFKLLDFPFKKS
- a CDS encoding type Z 30S ribosomal protein S14 yields the protein MAKTSQIAKSAKTPKFSSRVVRRCFKCGRKHGYIRKFGLCRICFREMANKGELPGVTKSSW
- the rpsH gene encoding 30S ribosomal protein S8, whose amino-acid sequence is MDPIADMISSINNALAVSKKQIALYPYSDYKYAILEVFKKEGLIENIDKKGRLSKRKIIVDFKYDKEGNPVITKIKKISKQGQRIYSTHNELKPVKSGHGISIVTTSKGIMTNKEARKAKLGGEVICEIW
- the rplF gene encoding 50S ribosomal protein L6, which codes for MSRIGKKEILIPAGVEVKINGVNIEVKGPKGVLTMKAVPEIAIEMKENAIYFTPKKLDLKSNALWGLTRTLVSNMIDGVTKGFEKRLEINGVGFKARTEGKKLVLDVGLSHTVDIDAPEGIEFKVEKNVIIVTGIDKGLVGQISATIRKVKPPEPYKGKGIKYTTEIIKRKLGKKAAAGA